The following proteins are encoded in a genomic region of Gossypium hirsutum isolate 1008001.06 chromosome D05, Gossypium_hirsutum_v2.1, whole genome shotgun sequence:
- the LOC107903669 gene encoding receptor kinase-like protein Xa21 isoform X3, translating into MNYNTCFHLLLALFIPCSGLCWGMTVRNLNSDQFALLEFKDRIAGPQNVLANNWTASTSVCNWIGVSCGILHKRVIALNLTSMNLRGSIPPHLGNLSFLLSLDLSRNHFYGHLPKELGQLHRLRILRLSYNRLNGEIPSWLGNLQGVRRLRMKNNNFIGTILETLVNMSNLQILNLGFNQLSGQIPSSIFNSTTLEVIGLFDNKLEGQIPEEIGNLLGLEMLSIKAIKGLTGQIPTSIFNISSLKTIDLSNNSLSGQIPSSIFNSTTLEEIGLFNNSLEGNLPPITNAPKLEFLFLWGNKLSGNIPNSISNASMLKKLELSHNLFSGPIPKTLGNLRHLERFRIVNNNFITGSATDHEWSFLSSLSNCRNLRKIGVSGNPLSGVLPTYIGNLSKSLQFFLAYNCELQGIIPMEIGNLTNLLVLELGHNKLSGFIPASIGGLRNLQGLNLSSNKLEGPIPESLCGLERLYKMYLGLNKLHGPIPSCLGNITSLGYLYLNSNKLSSAIPSNLWNLKDILEIDLSSNHLHNSHAIDVGNLRSLLKLNLSRNLLTGDILSTFGGLITLVSLDLSNNILHGHIPESFAGLISLEFLDLCNNNLSGVIPKSLEKLLYLKYFNVSFNRLEGEIPSKGCFSNFSSTSFMNNCALCGPPRLLVPPCKNDIHKNSQMIILHAFRYGLPTIGIVLVLIVLTIMYRRCQRSTALPVKDDLLSLKTLRRISHAELSRATNGFEESNMLGSGSFGYVYKGRLSDGMEVAIKVFNLQTEGAFRSFDIECDAMLNIVHRNIVKVITYCSSVDFKALVLDYMSNGNLEKWLHSENCFLGIIQRVDIMIDVAVAIEHLHNGHPTPIIHCDIKPSNILLDEDMVAHVGDFGVAKLLGEGEVMKQTMTLATIGYMAPEFGSAGIVSIKSDVYSYGIVLIETFTKKKPTDKVFVEEESIRHWMERSLPKGAIEIADVDLLRREDEYIVVKANCISSIMELALNCSAELPEERKDMKDVVVELKKIKQRLLNNIQHF; encoded by the exons ATGAACTACAACACTTGCTTTCATCTTCTTTTAGCTTTATTCATACCATGTTCCGGACTTTGCTGGGGTATGACAGTCAGGAATCTCAACTCCGATCAGTTTGCACTTCTCGAGTTTAAGGATCGCATTGCCGGTCCTCAAAATGTCTTGGCAAACAATTGGACGGCCTCAACCTCTGTTTGCAATTGGATTGGTGTTTCTTGTGGCATCCTCCATAAAAGAGTTATAGCTTTGAATCTTACAAGCATGAATCTTAGGGGTAGTATCCCTCCACACCTTGGAAATCTTTCATTTCTACTCTCTCTCGACTTGAGTAGAAACCATTTCTATGGCCATCTCCCTAAAGAATTGGGCCAATTGCATCGTTTGAGGATCCTTCGATTAAGCTACAACCGTCTTAATGGGGAAATTCCATCATGGCTTGGGAACTTACAGGGAGTTCGAAGGctgagaatgaaaaataataacttTATAGGCACAATCCTTGAAACACTTGTTAACATGTCTAATTTACAGATCTTAAACTTGGGATTCAATCAATTATCTG GTCAGATTCCATCAAGTATTTTTAATTCAACTACGCTCGAAGTAATAGGTCTATTTGACAACAAATTAGAAG GTCAAATTCCCGAGGAAATCGGCAATCTTCTTGGTTTGGAGATGCTTAGTATTAAAGCAATTAAAGGCCTTACAGGTCAGATTCCAACTTCGATCTTCAACATTTCTTCTCTGAAGACCATTGATCTCTCCAACAATAGCCTATCAG GTCAGATTCCATCCAGTATTTTTAATTCAACTACGCTCGAAGAAATAGGTCTATTTAACAACAGTTTAGAAG GTAATTTACCACCCATCACCAATGCTCCAAAGCTTGAGTTTCTTTTTTTGTGGGGAAATAAACTTAGCGGAAACATTCCCAACTCTATCTCCAATGCTTCCATGCTTAAGAAACTAGAGTTGTCACATAACTTATTCTCTGGTCCAATCCCTAAAACACTTGGCAACTTAAGACACCTTGAACGGTTCCGAATCGTAAACAATAATTTCATCACAGGATCTGCTACTGATCATGAGTGGagctttctttcttctttgtcGAATTGTAGGAATTTGAGAAAAATAGGTGTTTCAGGAAATCCATTGAGTGGCGTTCTTCCTACTTATATTGGGAACCTTTCAAAATCCCTTCAATTCTTTCTTGCCTATAATTGTGAGCTTCAAGGCATTATTCCTATGGAAATAGGTAACTTAACCAACTTATTGGTTTTAGAACTTGGCCATAATAAATTAAGTGGATTCATTCCAGCATCAATAGGAGGACTGCGGAATCTGCAAGGTCTAAATCTTTCCTCTAATAAATTAGAAGGGCCTATCCCAGAAAGCCTCTGTGGTTTGGAGAGACTATACAAGATGTATTTAGGGTTGAATAAGCTGCATGGACCCATACCCTCTTGTTTGGGTAATATTACTTCTTTGGGATATCTTTACTTAAATTCCAACAAATTGAGTTCCGCAATACCTTCAAATTTGTGGAATCTTAAAGATATCTTagaaatagatttatcatcaaacCATCTTCACAATTCGCATGCTATTGATGTTGGAAATTTGAGGAGTCTACTGAAACTAAATTTATCAAGGAATCTTCTCACGGGCGATATCTTATCCACATTTGGGGGTCTTATAACTTTGGTTTCATTagatttatcaaataatatactACATGGTCATATCCCTGAATCATTTGCTGGATTGATTAGTTTGGAATTCTTGGATTTATGCAATAACAATCTCTCTGGAGTCATTCCCAAATCTTTGGAAAAGCTTTTATATCTAAAGTATTTTAATGTGTCTTTCAATAGACTTGAAGGGGAAATTCCCAGCAAAGGATGTTTTTCAAACTTTTCTAGCACATCATTCATGAATAATTGTGCACTTTGTGGTCCACCTAGATTGCTAGTCCCACCTTGCAAAAATGACATCCACAAAAACTCCCAAATGATTATATTGCATGCTTTTAGGTATGGTTTACCAACAATTGGTATTGTCCTAGTACTAATAGTCTTAACTATTATGTATAGAAGATGCCAAAGGAGTACAGCTCTACCAGTTAAAGATGATTTGTTGTCTTTGAAGACACTGAGAAGAATTTCACATGCTGAACTTTCACGAGCAACTAATGGATTTGAGGAAAGCAATATGCTTGGTTCAGGGAGTTTTGGATATGTATATAAAGGGAGGCTTTCAGATGGAATGGAAGTTGCAATAAAAGTTTTCAATTTGCAAACAGAGGGAGCATTTAGGAGTTTTGACATTGAATGTGATGCTATGCTTAATATAGTTCATCGTAATATTGTGAAGGTCATTACTTACTGCTCAAGTGTTGACTTCAAAGCCTTGGTGCTTGATTACATGTCTAATGGAAACCTTGAGAAATGGTTACATTCTGAAAATTGTTTCCTTGGTATCATACAAAGGGTCGACATAATGATAGATGTTGCGGTAGCTATAGAACACCTCCACAATGGACATCCAACACCTATAATTCATTGTGACATAAAACCAAGCAATATTTTACTAGATGAAGACATGGTTGCACATGTTGGAGATTTTGGCGTTGCCAAATTGTTGGGAGAAGGTGAAGTAATGAAGCAAACCATGACTCTTGCAACTATTGGGTATATGGCACCAg AATTTGGATCAGCAGGAATTGTTTCTATAAAATCTGACGTCTATAGTTATGGGATCGTCCTTATAGAAACTTTCACAAAGAAAAAGCCAACTGATAAGGTTTTTGTTGAAGAAGAGAGTATAAGGCATTGGATGGAAAGATCATTGCCTAAAGGAGCGATAGAAATTGCAGATGTTGATTTATTAAGAAGAGAGGATGAGTACATTGTTGTTAAAGCAAATTGTATTTCATCTATCATGGAGTTGGCGTTGAATTGTTCAGCTGAGTTaccagaagaaagaaaagatatgAAAGATGTTGTGGTTGAGCTGAAGAAAATCAAACAAAGGTTGCTAAACAACATCCAACATTTTTAA
- the LOC107903669 gene encoding receptor kinase-like protein Xa21 isoform X4: MNYNTCFHLLLALFIPCSGLCWGMTVRNLNSDQFALLEFKDRIAGPQNVLANNWTASTSVCNWIGVSCGILHKRVIALNLTSMNLRGSIPPHLGNLSFLLSLDLSRNHFYGHLPKELGQLHRLRILRLSYNRLNGEIPSWLGNLQGVRRLRMKNNNFIGTILETLVNMSNLQILNLGFNQLSGQIPSSIFNSTTLEVIGLFDNKLEGQIPEEIGNLLGLEMLSIKAIKGLTGQIPSSIFNSTTLEEIGLFNNSLEGNLPPITNAPKLEFLFLWGNKLSGNIPNSISNASMLKKLELSHNLFSGPIPKTLGNLRHLERFRIVNNNFITGSATDHEWSFLSSLSNCRNLRKIGVSGNPLSGVLPTYIGNLSKSLQFFLAYNCELQGIIPMEIGNLTNLLVLELGHNKLSGFIPASIGGLRNLQGLNLSSNKLEGPIPESLCGLERLYKMYLGLNKLHGPIPSCLGNITSLGYLYLNSNKLSSAIPSNLWNLKDILEIDLSSNHLHNSHAIDVGNLRSLLKLNLSRNLLTGDILSTFGGLITLVSLDLSNNILHGHIPESFAGLISLEFLDLCNNNLSGVIPKSLEKLLYLKYFNVSFNRLEGEIPSKGCFSNFSSTSFMNNCALCGPPRLLVPPCKNDIHKNSQMIILHAFRYGLPTIGIVLVLIVLTIMYRRCQRSTALPVKDDLLSLKTLRRISHAELSRATNGFEESNMLGSGSFGYVYKGRLSDGMEVAIKVFNLQTEGAFRSFDIECDAMLNIVHRNIVKVITYCSSVDFKALVLDYMSNGNLEKWLHSENCFLGIIQRVDIMIDVAVAIEHLHNGHPTPIIHCDIKPSNILLDEDMVAHVGDFGVAKLLGEGEVMKQTMTLATIGYMAPEFGSAGIVSIKSDVYSYGIVLIETFTKKKPTDKVFVEEESIRHWMERSLPKGAIEIADVDLLRREDEYIVVKANCISSIMELALNCSAELPEERKDMKDVVVELKKIKQRLLNNIQHF; encoded by the exons ATGAACTACAACACTTGCTTTCATCTTCTTTTAGCTTTATTCATACCATGTTCCGGACTTTGCTGGGGTATGACAGTCAGGAATCTCAACTCCGATCAGTTTGCACTTCTCGAGTTTAAGGATCGCATTGCCGGTCCTCAAAATGTCTTGGCAAACAATTGGACGGCCTCAACCTCTGTTTGCAATTGGATTGGTGTTTCTTGTGGCATCCTCCATAAAAGAGTTATAGCTTTGAATCTTACAAGCATGAATCTTAGGGGTAGTATCCCTCCACACCTTGGAAATCTTTCATTTCTACTCTCTCTCGACTTGAGTAGAAACCATTTCTATGGCCATCTCCCTAAAGAATTGGGCCAATTGCATCGTTTGAGGATCCTTCGATTAAGCTACAACCGTCTTAATGGGGAAATTCCATCATGGCTTGGGAACTTACAGGGAGTTCGAAGGctgagaatgaaaaataataacttTATAGGCACAATCCTTGAAACACTTGTTAACATGTCTAATTTACAGATCTTAAACTTGGGATTCAATCAATTATCTG GTCAGATTCCATCAAGTATTTTTAATTCAACTACGCTCGAAGTAATAGGTCTATTTGACAACAAATTAGAAG GTCAAATTCCCGAGGAAATCGGCAATCTTCTTGGTTTGGAGATGCTTAGTATTAAAGCAATTAAAGGCCTTACAG GTCAGATTCCATCCAGTATTTTTAATTCAACTACGCTCGAAGAAATAGGTCTATTTAACAACAGTTTAGAAG GTAATTTACCACCCATCACCAATGCTCCAAAGCTTGAGTTTCTTTTTTTGTGGGGAAATAAACTTAGCGGAAACATTCCCAACTCTATCTCCAATGCTTCCATGCTTAAGAAACTAGAGTTGTCACATAACTTATTCTCTGGTCCAATCCCTAAAACACTTGGCAACTTAAGACACCTTGAACGGTTCCGAATCGTAAACAATAATTTCATCACAGGATCTGCTACTGATCATGAGTGGagctttctttcttctttgtcGAATTGTAGGAATTTGAGAAAAATAGGTGTTTCAGGAAATCCATTGAGTGGCGTTCTTCCTACTTATATTGGGAACCTTTCAAAATCCCTTCAATTCTTTCTTGCCTATAATTGTGAGCTTCAAGGCATTATTCCTATGGAAATAGGTAACTTAACCAACTTATTGGTTTTAGAACTTGGCCATAATAAATTAAGTGGATTCATTCCAGCATCAATAGGAGGACTGCGGAATCTGCAAGGTCTAAATCTTTCCTCTAATAAATTAGAAGGGCCTATCCCAGAAAGCCTCTGTGGTTTGGAGAGACTATACAAGATGTATTTAGGGTTGAATAAGCTGCATGGACCCATACCCTCTTGTTTGGGTAATATTACTTCTTTGGGATATCTTTACTTAAATTCCAACAAATTGAGTTCCGCAATACCTTCAAATTTGTGGAATCTTAAAGATATCTTagaaatagatttatcatcaaacCATCTTCACAATTCGCATGCTATTGATGTTGGAAATTTGAGGAGTCTACTGAAACTAAATTTATCAAGGAATCTTCTCACGGGCGATATCTTATCCACATTTGGGGGTCTTATAACTTTGGTTTCATTagatttatcaaataatatactACATGGTCATATCCCTGAATCATTTGCTGGATTGATTAGTTTGGAATTCTTGGATTTATGCAATAACAATCTCTCTGGAGTCATTCCCAAATCTTTGGAAAAGCTTTTATATCTAAAGTATTTTAATGTGTCTTTCAATAGACTTGAAGGGGAAATTCCCAGCAAAGGATGTTTTTCAAACTTTTCTAGCACATCATTCATGAATAATTGTGCACTTTGTGGTCCACCTAGATTGCTAGTCCCACCTTGCAAAAATGACATCCACAAAAACTCCCAAATGATTATATTGCATGCTTTTAGGTATGGTTTACCAACAATTGGTATTGTCCTAGTACTAATAGTCTTAACTATTATGTATAGAAGATGCCAAAGGAGTACAGCTCTACCAGTTAAAGATGATTTGTTGTCTTTGAAGACACTGAGAAGAATTTCACATGCTGAACTTTCACGAGCAACTAATGGATTTGAGGAAAGCAATATGCTTGGTTCAGGGAGTTTTGGATATGTATATAAAGGGAGGCTTTCAGATGGAATGGAAGTTGCAATAAAAGTTTTCAATTTGCAAACAGAGGGAGCATTTAGGAGTTTTGACATTGAATGTGATGCTATGCTTAATATAGTTCATCGTAATATTGTGAAGGTCATTACTTACTGCTCAAGTGTTGACTTCAAAGCCTTGGTGCTTGATTACATGTCTAATGGAAACCTTGAGAAATGGTTACATTCTGAAAATTGTTTCCTTGGTATCATACAAAGGGTCGACATAATGATAGATGTTGCGGTAGCTATAGAACACCTCCACAATGGACATCCAACACCTATAATTCATTGTGACATAAAACCAAGCAATATTTTACTAGATGAAGACATGGTTGCACATGTTGGAGATTTTGGCGTTGCCAAATTGTTGGGAGAAGGTGAAGTAATGAAGCAAACCATGACTCTTGCAACTATTGGGTATATGGCACCAg AATTTGGATCAGCAGGAATTGTTTCTATAAAATCTGACGTCTATAGTTATGGGATCGTCCTTATAGAAACTTTCACAAAGAAAAAGCCAACTGATAAGGTTTTTGTTGAAGAAGAGAGTATAAGGCATTGGATGGAAAGATCATTGCCTAAAGGAGCGATAGAAATTGCAGATGTTGATTTATTAAGAAGAGAGGATGAGTACATTGTTGTTAAAGCAAATTGTATTTCATCTATCATGGAGTTGGCGTTGAATTGTTCAGCTGAGTTaccagaagaaagaaaagatatgAAAGATGTTGTGGTTGAGCTGAAGAAAATCAAACAAAGGTTGCTAAACAACATCCAACATTTTTAA